CCTGCCGTGGAGTTGAATGCTGAAGTAAAAGATAAGTTATTTTCGTTTTCGCCCTCTTTGAAAGGACAAACTTTTTGGGTGAATGGGAACACCATCCGTTTTATGCCCGATGCGGGAGAGTTGGAGCCGGGAAAGGAATACCATATTGGCTTCCTTTTGGGAAAAGTGTTGGACGTGGAGGAGAAATTCCGACAATTTAACTTCTCCATCCGTGTAAATGAGCAAAGTTTTACTGCCGACCTGCTTCCCTTTTCACCGATGAGTATGTCCGACCTGACATGGAACAGGGTAGAAGTGACGATGAATCTGTCCAATCCTGTTTCGTCGGACGACGTTACCAGAATGTTCGATGTGAAAGGAGCGAAACAGAGCCATATACAGGTAAAGCCTGCTGGTGCCACTGCGTTTCACGTTTCGATAGATAGCCTGCAGCGGACGGATAAGCCGCAGCAATATGCGCTGACCATTGACGGGAAAGCAATTAATTCAAAGAAGAAGGTTGAATATACGATCGATATCCCCGCATTTTCGAAGGATCATTTTGAAGTGACGGATGTGCGTATGATGCAGGTTGCCGATCCTCATATCCGGCTGACTTTCAGTGATCCGGTTTCACAGACGCAGGATCTGGAAGGATTGATCGTACCCTCCGGTGTGAAGAATTTCACTTACCGTATCGACAAGAATGTGATCAAGATATATCCTGAAACCCTGCCGAAAGGACAGATGGAACTGCAGATCTATGAGGGTATTAAAAATAACTCCGGATTGAACCTTGACAAGAGTTATCTTTATCAATTGCAAGTGGACGATGATAAACCGCAGATAAAATTCGAAAAGAGTGGAAATATCCTGCCCGATGCAGAACAACTATTATTACCATTCAGCGCTGTAAACCTTTGGGCGGTAGATGTGCAAGTGGTGAAAATATACCGCAACAATCTCCTTTATTACCTGCAATCCTCTTCACTGAACAACAACCAGTCGGGTAGTGAGTTGCGTCGTTTCGGACGGTTGGTGATGAAGAAACGCATCCGTCTGGATAGGGATAAACAATTGGATCTTTCAAAATGGAACAATTTCACCATCGATCTTTCCCAGATGATCGGGAAAGATCCCGGTGCTCTCTATATGGTACAGCTCTCCATGCGGTCCGATTATTCGCTCTATCCCTGCGAAGGGATAAGGCCACAGTCTCCCGATGAAGCGATCATGAAACGTTTTTCCGATGACCAGCTATCTGAAGAGGATGAAGCGGTGTGGGATGAACCATACCCTTATTATTATGAACCGATCGACTGGAGCGGATATAAATGGGAAGAGCGGGATGATCCTTGTAAGCCGACCTATTATATGCTTCAGGATCGCAGGATCCAAACAATGGTCATGGCATCCAATGTGGGAATCATTGCCAAAGCAGGGCAGGGGCATATCATGAGTGTGGCTGTGACTGATATACTCTCCACCGAGCCTCTCTCCGGAGCCGAAGTGACTATATACAACTATCAGATGCAGGTCATGGGTTCGGGTAAGACCGACCGCAAAGGCTTTGCTGAGATCGATTATAAGAAAGGGCGCCCGTTTGTCGTGACGGTAGCCAAAGGTAATGATACCGGCTATCTGGAAGTGGCAGACCAGGCGTCGTTATCGCTCAGCCGGTTCGATGTAAGCGGAAAAGAGATACAAAAAGGACTGAAAGGGTATGTCTATACCGAACGCGGCGTATGGCGCCCCGGTGATACCATCTTCGTATCGTTTATCCTTGAAGACAGAGAGAAAAAATTACCGGAAGGACACCCCGTGACCCTTGAGGTCTATACTCCCCGGGGGCAATTTTACCAAAGGCAGGTGAAGAGCGACGGCCTGAACGGGTTCTACACTTTCACCGTGCCGACAGATCCGGCTGCAGAGACCGGTGTCTGGCAGGGACAGGTAAAAGTGGGCGGTACCACTTTCCATAAGTCGCTTCGCATAGAAACCATCAAACCCAACCGGTTAAGGGTGCGTTTGGATACCGACTCCATTATTGATGCGTCAAATGGCGTTATCTCGGGTACACTTACATCACAATGGCTGCACGGCGCACCTGCTTCGAACCTGAAAGCAGATGTAGACCTGACGCTCTATGCATCTGATAACCCGTTCAAAGGATATGTCGGCTATTCGTTCAATAATCCGATAGTGAAATTCGAAACAAGTAAGACGAAAATATTCGAGGGAGTACTCAATGCTTCCGGTGTGGCGGGAGTCAATGCCAAAGTCCCTGTAGCCGAAAATGCACCGGGAATGTTGCGCGGGAATATCCTTTCACGCGTGTACGAAACCGGTGGGGATATGAGTTTTTATGCCCAGACGGTCTTTTATTCGCCTTATAAAAGGTATGTAGGGGTAAAAGCACCTGACTTGCGTCCCGGCCAGTTCCTGGAGACCGACAGCCCGGTCCCGTTCGATGTGGTTACGGTAGATGCTTATGGCAAGGCTGTTTCGGGAAATGTGGAATATACGGTTTATAAACTCAACTGGAGCTGGTGGTGGGACAGTACGCAGGAAGATCTGGGGTCTTACGTGAACAATACTGCCGCCAACATCGTGGCAAACGGAGATGTAACACTCACCAACGGAAAGGGTAAAATCGATTTTCAGGTGGATTATCCCGATTGGGGGCGCTACCTCCTTCTGGTGAAAGATAAAGAGGGTAAACATGCTACCGGGACGGTCTTTTATGTCGATTGGCCGTTATGGCGGGGACGCTCGGCCAAGAGTGACCCGGAAGGGCTGACCATGTTGGCATTCTCCACCGACAAACCGTCGTATGAAACCGGTGAGAAGGCAACGGTTATCATCCCGAAAAGTTCGGAAGGCCGCGTGCTCATCAGTATCGAAAACGGATCGGGAATCCTTCATCGGGAATGGGTGAAAACTTCCGGTGAGGAAGATACCAAATATGTGATAGAGGTCACTGAGAATATGGCGCCCAACTTCTATGTATTCGCCACCATGCTGCAACCACACGCGCAGACCGTGAACGACCTGCCTATCCGGATGTATGGTGTGGTGAATGTGGGTGTGGAGAACAAGAATAGTATTCTGGAGCCGGTTATCCGTATGCCGGATATGCTTAAACCTGAAAAAGAGTTTACCATCTCGGTATCGGAAAAAACAAAAAAACCGATGACCTATACCCTGGCTATTGTGGATGAAGGTTTGCTCGATCTGACCGCTTTCAAGACACCCAATGCGTGGAGCGAATTTTATGCGCGTGAAGCCCTTGGCGTACGAACATGGGATCTGTTCGACCGTGTACTGGGAGCAAATACCGGTATGATGGGACCGTTGTTGAGTATCGGCGGTGATGAAGCATTGAGACCGTCGCGTGACAATGTGAACCGCTTTAAGCCGGTGGTGAAATTTATCGGGCCATTTGAATTGAAAGGTGGTGAGACAAAATCGCATACGATCAGGCTTCCGCAATATATCGGGTCGGTACGGGTGATGGTGGTGGCCGGTGGAGACGGTGCCTATGGCAACGCCGAGAAAACCGTGGAAGTGAAAAACGACCTGATGACGCTTTCCACACTTCCACGCATCATGGGGCCGGACGAAGAAGTATGGCTCCCTGTCAATGTTTTTGCTATGGGGAATAGCGTGAAAAATGTGCAGGTTTCCATTCAGACAAAAGGTTTACTTAAACCAACGGACGGGACAACCAAAAACGTGTCGTTTGACAAGCCGGGCGATAAAATTGTTTTCTTCAAACTTGCATCCGGTAAGGAGACCGGAGCTGAACAGGTGGAAATTAAAGCTACCGGTAATGGTATGTCATTCTCGGAGACCATTGATATCGCAGTCCGTAACCCGAATCCGCCTACCGTTATCACACAGGCAAAACTGATCGATCCGGGAGAATCGGTCACACTCGATATTCAAACCGAGGGAGTGGAGCCTGATGATTGGGCTACCCTCGAACTCTCACGTCTGCCGAGTGTCAATTTCAGTCAGAATATGAATTATCTGCTTGAGTACCCTCACGGATGTACCGAACAGATCACTTCGCAGGCTTTCCCGTTGCTCTATATCGAGGAGTTCACGGTGCTGAGAGAGGATGAAAAGAAGCAGATGACTGCGAAAGTGAATGAGGTGATCAGGATGCTTTCATCACGGCAATTGGCCGATGGCGGATTTATGTATTGGTATGGAGATAGTTACGCATCGGAATGGGCAACTACTTATGCAGGGCATTTTCTGATTGAGGCGAAAAACAAGGGATACGAGGTGCCGGAAACCGTGCTTTCACGATGGGCCCAGTTCCAGAGGAGGCTTGCGCAGAATTGGCTACCTACCAATCCCAACCGAACTTATTACTCCGTTTCTATGATCGAACTGCAACAGGCGTATCGCCTTTACACCCTGGTGCTGAACGGAACTACGGAGCTCGGTGCTATGAACCGTATGCGGGAACTGTCCGGTTTGTCGTTGCAGGCGCGTTGGCGGTTGGCTGCCGCGTATGCAATGGCAGGTAGAGTTGATGTTGCCAATTCGTTGGTCTTCAATCTGCCCGATGAGGTCTCAGCGTACAGCTTCAACAATGATACCTATGGAACATCGGCGCGGGACAGGGCGATGATCCTGGAAACATACCTGCTGCTTGACAATGTGGAAAAAGCGATGTCAATAGCCCCCTCAGTGGCAGAATCGTTATCTTCCAGTTATATCACTACCCAGACCGCCGCGTTCGGACTGGTGGCAATGGCTAAACTCGCCGGACAAGTCGGTTCGGGTAATATCGATGTCGATTGGACATTGAATGGCAGGAATATGGAGAATGTGAATACGCCGAAAGCGATCCATCAGGTAGATATAAATCCGGACAAAAAACTTTCGGTAAATCTTACCAATAAGGGAGAAGGTAAGCTCTATACACGCCTTTCGGCCAGGACAATTCCACAGGTCGGTACAGATCAGGAACCGACGCAAGGGCGGTTTAGGATGTCGGTAAGGTATGTCGATCTGAACGGCAACCCGTTGAATGTGGAATCGCTTCCGCAGGGAACGGAATTCACGGTAGTGGTAACCGTCCAGAACAGCGCCGAACAGGCCTTTACTGATCTGGCACTGACACAGGTGTTCCCGTCCGGTTGGGAAATTTTCAATGAACGGATGCTCGAAGCGGATGCGTCTGCTTCCGGCGGAGGATATAACTACCGCGATATTCGCGACGACCGCGTACTGACCTATTTTAACCTTGGTGCAGGACAGACGAAGACATTCCGCGTGCGGTTGCAGGCAGCATACCGGGGTAATTATTATCTGCCGCCGGTATCGTGCCAGGCAATGTATGCACCGCACGAAGAGGCAAGAAACAGAGGTGCGTGGGTGAAGGTTGTAGAATAAGTAGATCGGGTGTATGCAACTAAATCGTTCGACTGACGATGTTTTGTGACCCATTTTTGCTCTCGATCGCTAAAAGAGTAGAAGTCGCTTGGCTAACTACTCTTTTAACGCTCTTCTTGAGCTATGGGTCCCCACAAAACATCTAAAGGTCTTCGCTTTAGTTGCACATATCTATATGGGATAGAGAGTGAGATGGTAAAGCATGCTGATAAGAAGATAGGGAGGCATACAGTGTCGTACGGGGGAACGTTATTGAAACGGGTTCATACATTGAATCTACGAAAAAAAACCGTCCTGTTGGTGCTTGCTTTCTTGTTGGTTTGGTACTTGTTTTCCCTGTCCGGCACGTTGTTCGACCCGCCATACAGTACGCTGGTGTCGGACCGGAACGGTGAACTGTTGGGTGCACGCATTGCATCCGACGGACAATGGCGCTTTCCACCGGCCGACAGCGTCCCCGGGAAATATGAAATATGCCTTATCCAGTTTGAAGACAGGTATTTTCGTTATCATCCGGGCGTAAACCCTTTAGCGCTTGGCAGGGCGATGATACAGAACGTGAAAGCGGGTAGGGTAGTGAGTGGCGGAAGCACCATCACCATGCAGACAGTCCGGCTGATGCGCCGGAATAAACGTACTTATTTCGAAAAGTTCATCGAAGTCATCCTCGCTACCCGGCTTGAATTATCATACTCAAAAAAGAAGATTCTGGCGTTGTATGCCTCGCATGCGCCGATGGGTGGAAATGTGGTGGGTATTGATGCTGCGTCGTGGCGATATTTCGGACATAGCGCAGAGTCTCTTTCATGGGGTGAAGCGGCTGTGCTGGCAGTATTGCCCAATTCACCCGCGATGATGCACTTTGGTCGTGACCGGGAAGGTTTGTTGAAGAAGCGAAACCGTCTCTTGCGTCAATTGCTCGATGACAATATCATTGACCAGACAGACTATGAACTGGCTGTGTCGGAGCCGTTACCTGATCACCCGCATCCTTTGCCGCAGATCGCACCTCACCTGGTGACACAGGCCTTTTTACAGAATCCCGGAAACCATATCCAATCTACGGTTGACAAACACCTGCAAATGCGTGCCGAAGAGGTGTTAGACCGCTGGAATACCGAATTTTCGCAAAACGGTATATTTAACCTTGCCGCGTTGATTGTCGACCTGGAGACGAACGAAGTGCTTTCTTATAACGGTAACGTGGGATTCAGAACCAATGCCTATGGCAGCCAGGTAGATATTATTCAATCTCCCCGAAGTACGGGTAGCATACTGAAACCGTTCCTCTATTGCGCCATGTTGCAGGAGGGTGCACTGTTGCCCACGGAGTTGCTTCCCGATGTTCCCATCAATATAAACGGATTTGCCCCTAAGAATTTTAGTCTGGGGTATGACGGTGCGGTACATGCGGATGAGGCACTGGCGCGTTCGTTGAATGTCCCTTCAGTGGTTTCATTAAGGAAGTATGGCGTACCGAAATTCTACGATCTTTTAAAAAAGGCGGGACTGACCACCCTCAACCGGCCGGCCGGCCATTACGGGCTTTCCCTGATCCTCGGAGGGACAGAGGGTACGTTATGGGATATTGCCAACGCCTATGCCCGGATGGCACATACCGTGACGGATTATAACCGTGACGGGACATACTATGAGTGGGAGAATTTCAGGCTGTTGCGTGATCATCAGCCACGAGAACGGAACTATTTTGTTAAGCCAGATGGGCAAAGTTCGAACTTGTTCGGGAACTTTGCCATGGCGAAAAATAGTGCGCTAAGATCGAAACAGGATGAATCACCATTGTTCAATGCCGGTGCCGCATGGCTTATGTTACAGGCGCTGACCAATGTGAACCGGCCGGAAGAGTTGAACTGGGACTTTGTACCATCTCTCCGGAGGGTCGCATGGAAAACAGGTACAAGTTACGGATTCCGCGATGCGTGGTCGGTAGGTGTTACACCCAAATATCTTGTCGCTGTATGGACAGGCAATGCAAGCGGTGAAGGCCGTCCGGGACTCACAGGGGCACGTACGTCAGCACAGGTGATGTTCGACCTGTTCAATATTTTACCTGCTACCAGGTGGTTCGAAACGCCTTACGGAGAGCTGGCCGAAGTGGCTGTATGCCGTGAGAGCGGCCAGTTGAAGGGGATGTATTGTCCAGAAAACTCCATCGACACCCTGCTTGTTCCTGCAAAAGGGTTGCAGGGAGCGGTCTGCAGTTATCACAGGCGAATCCACCTGTCTGAAGACGGACAGTACCGGGTATATGAACAATGTGCAGGTGACAGGGGTATTCGGTCCGTTTCATGGTTCCAGTTACCGCCGTCGTGGGAATGGTACTACAAACAAAGTCATCCGGGTTATCGGTCGTTACCTCCTTTCTCCCCTGAATGTACTTCCGGAAACCTCTCCGACACGGTGATGCAGTTTATCTATCCCTATCCGGGAGCGATACTCAGAATAACCAAACAATTGGATGGTTCGCGTGGAAAAGCCGTTTTCGAACTGGCACACCGGAATCCCTCGGCACGTGTCTTCTGGCATCTCGGCACGGATTATTTGGGAGAAACATCCAGTATCCACCAGATGGAACTCTCTCCTGATCCGGGTGAGTATATCCTTACCGTTGTGGATGAGAATGGTATTTCGTTGTCAATACGGTTTGAAGTAGAGTGAATTTATTCTATCCACAGAAGAGGCTTAAACGTAGCGCTGTATCGACCGTAATTCGTCTGTTACCTTTGATGATCCCGGATATTGTTTGAAAATACAAAGTTAGATGAGAGCATTGCTTCGTTATTGATATTTGTGGGTGTGGATATTGTAACGCAAACGAAATCGAGAATGTCACCGGGGAACGTACCTTAATACCCTTAGATCCTCTTCCTCTTTCACTAAATGTGTTTTCCCGTTTGAAAGTAGATAGACGGGATCGCTAACCTTACGGATACGGCGATACATATGGTCGGTAATCAGAAAGCCTTTATTTTCAGCTTCCGAAAGGATGGTATTTTCTATTATATCGTTATGTACGGGACTGATATGGGTGAAAGGTTCGTCGAGCAGTATAAACTGCGAGTCGGACTTTAAAATAATATACAGCTCCACCAGACGGTGCATTCCCCCGGAGAGTTCTCCTGTTTTTGCTTTTTCACGTCCCCGGAACTCGGGAAAGAGTTCAGCGAATCCGGTGAAGTCAACACGGAAATCCCGAAAGATATGTTTTAAAGAGAGCCATTTGGGAATAAAATTGTGTTGAGGAAGATAACGTACTAGTTGGGGATGTTTGTAAACATCAAGAAAATAGATATCGTCAATACTTACAGATTTCTCACAAGCAAGCGTTCCATATATACCGCGCATCAGGCATGATTTTCCACATCCATTCTGTCCGAGTAGCCCCATTATATTTCCGGTTTCAATTTTCAGGTAAACGTCCGAAAGAATGAGTCTTTCTCCAAATAGCAACCGGACACTACTTATTTCCAATGCATGTTTCATCTCTTAATTATGTTTTACATCAGGATATAGGGAACGAAAATTATTTATCGAAGATTATAGGCCAAAATCATCATAGCGAAGAACAGGAGCAGGTCAAACAGGAGAGAGAATATCCAGAGTACTTTTTTAGAAAGGCCAAAATTGTGGAAATAAAAGTATATCTGCTTCCTGTAATCATTTATAAGATAGAATGATGCTCCCATTGTAAATATCTTGAACCAGAATAGCATTGGATACATGCCAATCCCGTTTTTCCATAAGAAAAAAGCACAAATCAGATTGACAAGAAGAGATACCCAGATATAATACCGGTAAAAGGTGAATAAGATGCATAATTTTTTTACCATAATCCTACAAAGTTGCAAAAAATATATAGATTAATAGATATTTAGCTTTACAGATGTTGCTTCCCTGAATGTTAACGTTGGTTTATCCGTTTATCTCAAAAGTATCTTTTCAAAATGGATGAGACGGAAGAGTAGTACCCGCTGCCGAAGAGGTTGAGATGTACCAGCAAATAGTAGAGTTGATACAATTCAATTTGTGTATCGTAATGAGTAGATTGGGGGATAATCTCGTGATAGGCATCGTAGAACTCGGCCCCGAAACCGCCAAAGAGCCGGCTCATGGCAATGTCGACCATTGAGTGGCCATAATATACGGCAGGATCGATCAGGAAGGGCGTGCCGTCTGCTGCGATCAGGTAGTTGCCACCCCAGAGGTCACCGTGCAGTAAAGCAGGTCTTATATCGCCGGAGATTTCCCGGAACAGGGTGATGGCTCTCTCTTCTTCCGGTATCATTTGTGATTGTATTAATCCGTCTCTGAGTGCCAGTTGAAGTTGAGGGAGAATACGCTCGAACCAATAGAATTCAGCCCAGTTGGTATGAGGATGATTTTGCTGGGGCAGACTGCCGATAAAATTATCGGAAGAAAATCCAAAGTCTGCTTGTGAACATTGGTGTAATCCGGCCAATTGACTACCCAGGCGTTGATAATCGGAGAGATTCGGTCGTTTGCTTTCCACAAGATCCATCAGGAGAAAGGCTTGCCCATTGATGGAGCCAGCAAGATGCACATGGGGTACAGCGATAGTTTTGGATTCTTCAATGGCTTGTAATCCCTCCTGTTCCGAGTAGAACATTTCCAGGGCAAAAGGAGCGTTGTTCACTTTCAGGAAGTATTGTCCCGTTGCGGTATCCACGCGGTATGCCGAAGAGATATCCCCGCCGGAAACTGGTCTGGCGTTCATCACTCTTTCTCCCAGACAGGAAGTGATATATGGCAGAATATGTGCTAAGGGTTCACTCATTATTCAGCCGTGTTATAGTTAAATGGGAGAGACCGGACAGGGCCGGTATCCCGGATATAAAAACTGTAATCCTCTGTTTATTTCTCCAATACCGCGATATTCTCCTTCAGCAGGGCGATTTTACTTTCGGCGTCAGCCTGTTTCTTGCGCTCCCCTTCCACGATTTCAGGTTTTGCATTCTGTACAAACCGTTCGTTACCCAGTTTTTTTAATACCGACTGTAAAAAACCTTCGGTATAGGTGAGTTCTACCTTCAACTTCTGGAGTTCAGCTTCCACATCCATTTTATCCGCCAGGGGAATACTGTATTCGATAGTCCCTACAAGAAAACCCGATGCTCCGGGTTGCTTTTCAGAAACAGAAATGACGGAGGAGAGACGGCATATCTTGGAAATCACACTATTATATTGATGGTTGTGTTGACCGATTACCTGTAATTCCAATTCATCCTTGTTGGGGATATTCTTTTCCAGACGGATAGTACGTACACCGGCAACTACCTCTTTCAGTGTTTCGAAATCGTTCAGTAGTTCCTTATCTGCCGGAGTCTGTTTCGGTTGAAGACTGGTCATGATGCTCTCACCTGCCTTCCTGTCGCACAAAGCCTGCCACAACTCTTCGGTAATAAACGGCATAAAGGGGTGTAGCAGCCGCATCAGCGCATCAAAATAAGAGAGTGTGATCTTATATGTTTCCGTGTCGATAGGCTGTTGATAGGCCGGTTTTATCATTTCGAGGTACCAGGCAGAGAACTCGTCCCAAAAGAGTTTGTAAAGCAGCATCAACGCTTCCGAAAGGCGATATTTGGAGAAGAGGTCATCTAATTCGGCGATAGTTTCGGAGAGTTTGCTCCGGAACCATTCAGCCGCGATCTTAGCCGTTTCCGGCTGAGGTATGGTGTCATCGGTCTCCCATCCTTTGATAAGGCGGAAAGCATTCCATATCTTGTTGTTGAAATTACGTCCCTGTTCGCAGACCGATTCATCGAAAGGAAGGTCGTTCCCGGCCGGGGAAGTGAGCAGCATACCCATACGTACGCCGTCAGCACCGTATTTCTCCATCAGTTCGATAGGATCCGGTGAATTGCCGAGCGATTTGGACATCTTCCGTCCCAGTTTATCCCGTACAATCCCCGTGAAATAGACATTGCGGAAGCAGGGTTCCTTGCGGTATTCATATCCTGCCATGATCATGCGTGCCACCCAGAAGAAAATAATTTCGGGAGCAGTCACCAGGTCGCTTGTAGGATAATAGTATGCAATCTCCTTGTTATCGGGGTGGTTGATGCCGTCGAATACCGAAATAGGCCACAGCCATGAAGAGAACCAGGTATCGAGCACATCCTCGTCCTGTTTCAAGTCGTCGATCGATAGCGGATAATCCACTTTTTCCAATGCTTTTTCGAATGCCTCCTCCCGGCTCATGGCTACCACATATCCTCCCTGCGGGAGGAAGTAAGCTGGTATCCGGTGTCCCCACCATAACTGGCGACTGATACACCAGTCCTTGATGTTTTCCATCCAGTGGCGGTAAGTGTTCTTATATTTTTCAGGATAGAAGCGGATGGTTCCATCTTCCACCGCTTCAAGGGCAGGACGTGCCAGGTCGTCCATTTTCAGGAACCATTGCATTGAGAGCTTCGGTTCGATTATTGCATCAGTACGTTCCGAAAAGCCTACTTTGTTGGTGTAAGGCTCCATTTTTTCCAATAGTCCGGCTTCTTCCAGGTCTTTTTCGATCTGCCTGCGTACCTCAAAACGATCCATTCCCACATATCGGTCGCCATTTTCATTCAGTGTGCCGTCCTGATTGAATATGTCGATGGATGGCAGGTTGTACTTTTCGCCCAGCATATAGTCGTTCACATCGTGTGCCGGGGTCACTTTCAGGCAACCGGTACCGAATTCGATATCCACATAGTCATCTTCAATTACGGGAATAGCCCGGCCGACTAAAGGAACAATGACTTTTTTCCCTTTCAGGTGGGTGTTTTTGGGATCATCGGGATGGATGCACATGGCCGTATCACCCATGATAGTTTCGGGGCGGGTAGTGGCGACCACTGCGTATGCCCCGTCGGGATCACCCTCAATTTTATATCGTAGATAATAGAGTTTGCCGGTCACTTCCTTATGGATCACCTCTTCGTCAGAAAGTGCTGTAAGGGCTTTTGGATCCCAGTTGACCATCCTTACTCCGCGGTAAATAAGTCCTTTATCATGTAGATCACAAAATACTTTTAGTACGCTCTCAGAACGGATCTCATCCATAGTGAAAGCAGTCCTGTCCCAATCGCAGGAAGCACCCAGCTTCTTCAACTGTTCCAGGATAATCCCTCCATGCTCGTGAGTCCAGTCCCATGCATGATTCAGAAATTCTTCCCGGCTGAGTTCATTCTTTTTGATACCCTGTGCAGCCAGCCTGTTCACCACTTTTGCTTCGGTAGCAATAGAAGCATGATCCGTGCCGGGCACCCAGCAGGCGTTCTTTCCCTGCATCCGCGCCCTGCGTACCAGTACGTCCTGGATAGTGTTATTGAGCATATGCCCCATATGCAGTACGCCGGT
This window of the Proteiniphilum saccharofermentans genome carries:
- a CDS encoding fructosamine kinase family protein; this translates as MSEPLAHILPYITSCLGERVMNARPVSGGDISSAYRVDTATGQYFLKVNNAPFALEMFYSEQEGLQAIEESKTIAVPHVHLAGSINGQAFLLMDLVESKRPNLSDYQRLGSQLAGLHQCSQADFGFSSDNFIGSLPQQNHPHTNWAEFYWFERILPQLQLALRDGLIQSQMIPEEERAITLFREISGDIRPALLHGDLWGGNYLIAADGTPFLIDPAVYYGHSMVDIAMSRLFGGFGAEFYDAYHEIIPQSTHYDTQIELYQLYYLLVHLNLFGSGYYSSVSSILKRYF
- a CDS encoding valine--tRNA ligase, which produces MEIASKYNPAEVEEKWYKYWMDNKLFHSEPDSREPYTIVIPPPNVTGVLHMGHMLNNTIQDVLVRRARMQGKNACWVPGTDHASIATEAKVVNRLAAQGIKKNELSREEFLNHAWDWTHEHGGIILEQLKKLGASCDWDRTAFTMDEIRSESVLKVFCDLHDKGLIYRGVRMVNWDPKALTALSDEEVIHKEVTGKLYYLRYKIEGDPDGAYAVVATTRPETIMGDTAMCIHPDDPKNTHLKGKKVIVPLVGRAIPVIEDDYVDIEFGTGCLKVTPAHDVNDYMLGEKYNLPSIDIFNQDGTLNENGDRYVGMDRFEVRRQIEKDLEEAGLLEKMEPYTNKVGFSERTDAIIEPKLSMQWFLKMDDLARPALEAVEDGTIRFYPEKYKNTYRHWMENIKDWCISRQLWWGHRIPAYFLPQGGYVVAMSREEAFEKALEKVDYPLSIDDLKQDEDVLDTWFSSWLWPISVFDGINHPDNKEIAYYYPTSDLVTAPEIIFFWVARMIMAGYEYRKEPCFRNVYFTGIVRDKLGRKMSKSLGNSPDPIELMEKYGADGVRMGMLLTSPAGNDLPFDESVCEQGRNFNNKIWNAFRLIKGWETDDTIPQPETAKIAAEWFRSKLSETIAELDDLFSKYRLSEALMLLYKLFWDEFSAWYLEMIKPAYQQPIDTETYKITLSYFDALMRLLHPFMPFITEELWQALCDRKAGESIMTSLQPKQTPADKELLNDFETLKEVVAGVRTIRLEKNIPNKDELELQVIGQHNHQYNSVISKICRLSSVISVSEKQPGASGFLVGTIEYSIPLADKMDVEAELQKLKVELTYTEGFLQSVLKKLGNERFVQNAKPEIVEGERKKQADAESKIALLKENIAVLEK